In Apilactobacillus bombintestini, one genomic interval encodes:
- a CDS encoding cell division protein SepF, whose product MTAKFSFSKFFGTDYDEDETDYPETNENENRDKVVSISKNRGTQSSKISVFEPKIYADVKIIAKKLIDNNAVIINFDTASDDVTRRIIDFLNGVVFTIDGNIERISELVFLFTPHNYHVDGEIKKSMNERMR is encoded by the coding sequence ATGACAGCAAAGTTTAGTTTTAGTAAATTCTTTGGCACTGATTACGATGAAGATGAAACAGATTATCCTGAAACTAACGAAAATGAAAATAGAGACAAAGTAGTTTCTATCAGTAAGAATCGTGGAACACAAAGTAGTAAGATTTCTGTTTTTGAACCCAAAATATATGCTGATGTGAAGATAATAGCTAAGAAATTGATTGATAATAATGCTGTTATAATTAATTTTGATACAGCTAGTGACGATGTTACTAGAAGAATTATTGATTTCTTAAATGGTGTTGTCTTTACAATTGACGGAAATATCGAAAGAATTTCAGAATTGGTATTTTTATTTACACCGCATAACTATCATGTTGATGGTGAAATAAAAAAATCCATGAATGAACGTATGAGATAA
- the murD gene encoding UDP-N-acetylmuramoyl-L-alanine--D-glutamate ligase: MNKIDDYENKNVLVLGAGKSGINAAKLLRKLNANVWLNDSKALSKDVEEQLNSNQVEVINDKQTPAILDKHNFDLIVKNPGIPYDNELIKAAMEKDIPIIVEVEIASEVSEAPIISVTGSNGKTTVTTMINDILNQQRTSGKSYVAGNIGVPASTVTPSTTKDDNVVLEISSFMLLGVTKFHPHIAVLNNIFSNHLDYHKTRENYVNAKMRITMNQNSDDFFVVNFDNEEWRELSKRSKAQVVPFSSKGVTKDGAYVENNKIYFRDEFVMNVEDIKVPGQQNVQNALAAIAVAKIMGKSNEAIIKALGTFNGVRHRVQYFLTADGRKYYNDSKATDIEATQVALRSFDHNVVLLAGGLDRGYTFEKLEKDFSEHVKGIVLFGETKHLLEDTAKKAGVSDIKIVDNLKQAVPLAIKMSQPGDVVLLSPANASWDQYDTFEQRGDEFIKLVEQETGRKEEK; encoded by the coding sequence ATGAATAAGATTGATGATTATGAAAATAAAAATGTATTGGTACTAGGAGCTGGAAAGAGCGGTATCAATGCGGCTAAATTATTAAGAAAGCTAAATGCAAATGTTTGGTTAAATGATTCTAAAGCATTAAGTAAAGATGTTGAAGAACAACTAAATAGTAATCAAGTTGAAGTTATCAATGATAAGCAAACTCCTGCAATTTTGGATAAACATAACTTTGATTTAATTGTTAAAAACCCTGGTATTCCTTATGATAATGAATTAATTAAGGCCGCCATGGAAAAAGATATTCCTATTATTGTGGAAGTAGAAATTGCTTCTGAGGTTTCTGAAGCTCCTATCATTAGTGTTACTGGTAGTAATGGAAAAACTACAGTTACTACAATGATTAATGATATTTTGAATCAACAAAGAACTAGTGGAAAATCATATGTAGCAGGAAATATTGGTGTACCTGCAAGTACAGTTACACCATCTACTACTAAGGATGATAATGTTGTACTAGAAATTTCTAGTTTTATGTTATTAGGTGTTACTAAGTTCCATCCACATATTGCAGTTCTTAATAACATTTTTTCAAATCATCTAGACTATCATAAAACTCGTGAAAATTACGTAAACGCTAAAATGCGTATTACTATGAATCAAAATTCTGATGATTTCTTTGTGGTTAACTTTGATAATGAAGAATGGAGAGAATTAAGTAAACGTAGTAAAGCACAAGTGGTTCCATTCTCTTCTAAGGGTGTTACCAAAGATGGTGCTTATGTAGAAAATAATAAGATTTACTTCCGTGATGAATTCGTTATGAACGTGGAAGATATTAAAGTTCCTGGCCAACAAAATGTACAAAATGCATTGGCTGCAATTGCTGTTGCTAAGATCATGGGTAAATCTAATGAAGCTATTATTAAGGCACTAGGTACTTTTAATGGTGTAAGACATAGAGTTCAATACTTTTTAACCGCTGACGGTCGTAAGTATTATAACGATTCTAAAGCTACTGATATAGAAGCAACTCAAGTAGCATTACGTAGTTTTGATCACAATGTAGTCCTTCTTGCTGGTGGACTAGATCGTGGTTACACCTTTGAAAAACTAGAAAAAGATTTTAGTGAACACGTTAAAGGCATTGTTCTATTTGGTGAAACTAAGCATTTACTAGAAGATACAGCTAAGAAAGCTGGAGTTTCTGATATTAAGATTGTGGATAACTTAAAGCAAGCTGTTCCATTGGCTATTAAGATGAGTCAACCAGGAGATGTGGTACTATTATCTCCAGCAAATGCTAGTTGGGATCAATATGATACTTTTGAACAACGTGGAGACGAATTTATTAAATTGGTTGAACAAGAAACCGGTAGAAAGGAAGAAAAATAA
- a CDS encoding cell division protein FtsL, with protein sequence MAQNNLANRTYVNPSYQQKNNEEANYQGQTKVRMSLSKFEKTVLIVGSAIVVFLMVGLVGEKISLSNNAAGLQVTTDALNKAKDTNTTYKQEVSELQSGNRLQKIAKEASLSLNNKNVRNVSK encoded by the coding sequence ATGGCACAAAATAACCTAGCTAATAGAACATATGTTAATCCAAGTTATCAACAAAAAAATAATGAAGAAGCAAATTATCAAGGACAAACCAAAGTTAGAATGTCCTTGTCCAAATTTGAAAAGACAGTACTAATTGTGGGAAGTGCTATCGTTGTATTTTTGATGGTTGGATTAGTTGGTGAAAAAATTTCTTTGAGTAACAACGCAGCCGGCTTACAAGTAACTACTGATGCATTAAATAAAGCAAAAGATACCAATACTACTTATAAACAAGAAGTTAGTGAACTTCAAAGTGGTAATCGTTTGCAAAAAATTGCTAAGGAAGCTAGCCTATCTTTAAATAACAAGAACGTAAGGAATGTTAGCAAATGA
- a CDS encoding penicillin-binding protein — MRKLNKGKMLRKRRNNRSHYGQFLLVLCIGVFLCMGLRFAYISIFKSSQGVDLKQYAESLYTKSSIIQAKRGTIYDASGQPLAEDNTVYTMYAVLNKRQVGLNNKPMYITNKSKAAHAISSVLPISYDKALKILSPKKNIFQVEFGNVGSNISLTQKQKLDSYHISGLNFLPQPSRLYPNGVFASHVLGYAAMNSNPNNNKVQLAGQMGIEKVYNNLLTGTNGFKSTQQDSSGVTIDIGEGVNRPAKNGDDVYTTLDYRLQSLMETEMSNVYNQVHPKTMNAVLMNSKTGDILAATQRPTFNATTKEGLDKIWRNTLIQDSYEPGSTMKIFTVASSINSGHYNGSDTYHSGKYYINGKLVPDWNIKGWGNISYDKGFALSSNVAMAHLEQMMGAKTWRNYMNRFKFFTPTNLGFPGEETGSVQFNYPIEQANTAFGQGIEVNAMQMMRALSSIANNGQMLQPRLVSRIVDPKSKKVIKNYPTKSVGQPISADTSRKVIKHMEDVVYKPYGIGGAYKIPGYKIAAKTGTAQVSNGKTGYESGDDSYLYSVAGIAPADHPKYILYITMKQPKLTGTKTASQLMAEIFNPVMRLALEENVNSNDKNNYQVPELTNLSTEAAKAKLKKAGLKYVFIGNGTVLDQSIDAREKISKDRLVIVQTDGSKSMANLKGWSRYDVATYCRMAGITANLQGDGYAYKQSVKPGASIDGGSKITIKFK; from the coding sequence ATGAGAAAGTTAAATAAGGGGAAAATGTTAAGAAAACGCCGAAACAATCGTAGCCATTACGGTCAATTTTTACTTGTGCTATGTATTGGCGTTTTTTTGTGTATGGGATTGCGATTTGCATATATATCAATATTTAAGAGTAGCCAAGGTGTAGATCTTAAACAGTATGCAGAAAGCTTATATACAAAGAGTAGTATCATTCAAGCTAAGAGAGGTACCATTTACGATGCAAGTGGACAACCACTAGCTGAAGATAATACCGTTTATACTATGTATGCAGTGCTAAATAAGCGCCAAGTTGGTTTAAACAACAAACCAATGTATATAACTAACAAATCTAAGGCTGCACATGCTATTTCTTCAGTGTTACCTATTTCATACGATAAAGCATTGAAAATTTTATCTCCTAAAAAGAATATTTTTCAGGTAGAATTTGGAAATGTGGGTAGCAACATTTCATTAACACAAAAACAAAAGCTAGATAGCTACCATATCTCTGGATTAAACTTTTTACCACAACCATCGCGTCTATATCCTAACGGTGTTTTTGCTTCACATGTTTTAGGATATGCTGCGATGAATTCCAATCCAAATAACAACAAGGTTCAACTTGCTGGTCAAATGGGAATTGAAAAAGTTTACAATAATCTTTTAACTGGTACTAATGGATTTAAGAGTACCCAACAAGATAGTTCCGGTGTCACCATCGATATCGGAGAAGGCGTAAATAGACCTGCTAAAAACGGTGATGATGTATATACAACTTTAGATTATCGCTTGCAATCATTAATGGAAACTGAAATGAGCAATGTCTACAATCAAGTTCATCCTAAGACCATGAATGCTGTTTTGATGAATTCTAAAACTGGTGACATTTTAGCTGCTACTCAACGTCCAACATTTAATGCCACAACTAAAGAGGGATTAGATAAGATTTGGCGTAATACCTTGATTCAAGATTCTTATGAACCTGGATCTACTATGAAGATATTTACAGTAGCATCATCCATTAATAGTGGACATTACAACGGAAGCGATACTTATCATTCTGGTAAATACTACATTAATGGTAAATTAGTTCCTGATTGGAATATTAAAGGTTGGGGTAACATTAGTTACGATAAAGGATTTGCTTTATCAAGTAACGTTGCCATGGCTCACTTGGAACAAATGATGGGTGCTAAGACTTGGCGTAACTATATGAACAGATTTAAGTTCTTTACACCAACTAACTTAGGATTCCCTGGTGAAGAAACCGGAAGTGTTCAATTTAATTATCCAATTGAACAAGCTAATACAGCGTTTGGTCAAGGTATTGAAGTTAATGCAATGCAAATGATGCGTGCTTTATCATCTATTGCTAACAATGGTCAAATGTTGCAACCAAGATTAGTAAGTAGAATTGTTGATCCTAAGTCTAAAAAGGTTATTAAGAATTATCCAACTAAATCAGTTGGACAACCAATTAGTGCTGATACTTCTCGCAAGGTAATTAAACACATGGAAGATGTTGTTTACAAACCATATGGTATTGGTGGAGCATATAAGATTCCAGGATATAAAATTGCTGCTAAGACTGGTACTGCACAGGTCAGCAACGGTAAAACAGGTTATGAATCTGGTGATGATAGTTATCTATATTCTGTAGCTGGAATTGCTCCTGCTGATCATCCTAAATACATTTTGTATATTACTATGAAACAACCTAAGTTAACTGGTACTAAAACTGCTTCACAGTTAATGGCTGAAATATTCAATCCAGTTATGAGATTAGCATTGGAAGAAAACGTTAACTCAAATGATAAAAATAATTATCAAGTACCTGAATTAACCAACTTGTCCACAGAAGCTGCTAAAGCTAAGTTAAAGAAAGCTGGACTTAAGTATGTATTTATTGGTAATGGTACTGTATTAGATCAATCTATCGATGCTAGAGAAAAAATTAGTAAAGATAGATTAGTCATTGTACAAACTGATGGTAGTAAGTCTATGGCAAACCTAAAGGGTTGGTCTCGTTATGATGTTGCTACTTATTGTAGAATGGCTGGAATTACAGCAAATCTACAGGGCGATGGTTACGCATACAAACAAAGTGTTAAACCTGGTGCTTCTATAGATGGTGGAAGTAAGATAACTATAAAATTTAAATAG
- a CDS encoding RNA-binding protein produces MDKNIEQHFRREEIPFVDTASDLIDESINQYRPILTKFMNPRQAYILSTLVNRHSEVNAKFFGGHSNAEMKRCLIYPDYFQPKKEDFSITLFEIRYPVKFSKLRHSKVLGTLMGAGIERNTLGDILTDGTRWQFICTSEIADYLRLEVNAVGKTKISLKKVDFSDAIVPENEWKDESTTLSSFRLDNLISEGFNISRNDAKELVNHQKVRLNWALNSRPDTEVSAHDIVSVRRFGRLRLRSKNGETKKGKYRAVISVLKK; encoded by the coding sequence ATGGATAAAAATATTGAACAACATTTTAGAAGAGAAGAAATTCCTTTTGTTGATACTGCTTCGGACTTAATAGACGAATCGATAAATCAATATCGTCCAATTTTAACTAAATTTATGAATCCTAGACAGGCTTATATTTTGTCTACTTTAGTAAATAGACATAGTGAAGTTAATGCAAAATTCTTTGGTGGACATAGTAATGCTGAAATGAAGCGTTGCTTGATCTATCCTGATTATTTTCAACCTAAAAAAGAGGATTTTTCTATAACTTTATTTGAGATTAGATATCCGGTTAAGTTTTCTAAATTACGCCATAGTAAAGTTCTAGGTACTCTTATGGGTGCTGGAATAGAGAGAAATACTTTAGGTGATATTTTAACTGATGGTACTAGATGGCAATTTATATGTACTAGTGAAATTGCTGATTACCTCAGATTAGAAGTTAATGCTGTAGGAAAGACTAAAATTTCTCTAAAAAAAGTAGATTTTAGTGATGCTATCGTTCCAGAAAATGAATGGAAAGATGAAAGTACGACATTATCTTCTTTTAGGTTGGATAATTTAATATCAGAAGGATTTAATATTTCCAGAAATGATGCCAAAGAATTGGTTAATCACCAAAAAGTAAGACTTAATTGGGCACTTAATAGTCGTCCTGATACAGAAGTATCAGCTCACGACATAGTGTCAGTAAGACGTTTTGGTAGATTACGTTTAAGAAGTAAGAACGGTGAAACAAAAAAAGGTAAATATAGAGCAGTAATCTCTGTATTAAAAAAATAG
- the ftsZ gene encoding cell division protein FtsZ: MEFSLDSTENQGAKIKVIGVGGGGSNAVNRMIREDVKGVEFIVANTDVQALNTSKAETKIQLGPKLTRGLGAGSDPSVGTKAAEESEEAISDALQGADMVFVTAGMGGGTGNGAAPIVAKIAKDSGALTVGVVTRPFTFEGPRRSKYAAEGVAALKENVDTLIVIANNRLLEMVDKKTPMMEAFQEADNVLRQGVQGISDLITSPGYVNLDFADVKTVMQNTGSALMGVGSATGENRTAEATKKAISSPLLEVSIDGAKQVLLNITGGPDMSLFEAQDASDIVAQAATSDVNIIFGTSIDEDLGDEIKVTVIATGIETSPEELMNNRSNRTARKPESAGKVVTPRHGKEEKGNVRTNDDSSSSDDRFENVQKKEFDPFDANNSSDNQKADSSNDDDLPPFFKFRRKH, from the coding sequence ATGGAATTTTCATTAGATTCTACGGAAAACCAAGGAGCAAAGATTAAAGTAATCGGAGTTGGTGGCGGAGGTAGTAACGCCGTTAACCGTATGATTCGCGAAGACGTTAAGGGAGTTGAATTCATTGTTGCTAACACTGATGTTCAAGCTCTAAACACTTCAAAAGCTGAAACAAAAATTCAATTAGGACCTAAATTAACTCGTGGATTAGGTGCTGGTTCTGATCCTTCAGTTGGTACTAAAGCCGCTGAAGAAAGTGAAGAAGCTATTTCTGATGCCTTACAAGGTGCAGATATGGTATTCGTTACTGCCGGAATGGGTGGTGGTACTGGAAACGGTGCTGCTCCTATCGTTGCTAAGATTGCTAAAGATTCTGGTGCTTTAACTGTTGGGGTTGTTACAAGACCATTTACCTTTGAAGGACCAAGAAGATCAAAATATGCTGCAGAAGGTGTTGCAGCACTTAAAGAAAACGTTGATACATTAATTGTTATTGCAAATAACCGCCTATTAGAAATGGTAGACAAGAAGACACCTATGATGGAAGCCTTCCAAGAAGCTGATAATGTTCTAAGACAAGGTGTACAAGGTATTTCTGACTTAATTACTAGTCCTGGTTACGTTAACTTGGATTTTGCTGATGTTAAGACAGTTATGCAAAACACTGGTTCAGCTCTTATGGGTGTTGGTTCAGCTACTGGTGAAAACAGAACAGCAGAAGCTACTAAGAAAGCTATTTCTTCTCCATTACTAGAAGTTTCTATTGATGGTGCTAAACAAGTTCTATTAAACATTACTGGTGGTCCAGATATGTCATTATTTGAAGCTCAAGATGCTTCTGATATTGTTGCTCAAGCTGCTACAAGTGATGTAAATATTATCTTTGGTACTTCAATTGATGAAGACCTAGGCGATGAAATTAAAGTTACTGTAATTGCTACTGGAATTGAAACTAGTCCAGAAGAATTAATGAATAATAGAAGTAACCGTACAGCACGTAAACCAGAAAGTGCTGGAAAAGTGGTTACACCAAGACACGGCAAAGAAGAAAAAGGTAATGTAAGAACTAATGATGATTCATCTTCTTCTGATGATCGTTTTGAAAATGTTCAAAAGAAAGAATTTGATCCTTTTGATGCTAATAATTCAAGCGACAATCAAAAAGCTGATAGTTCAAACGATGATGATTTACCACCATTCTTCAAGTTCCGTCGTAAACACTAA
- the ftsA gene encoding cell division protein FtsA: protein MNSEMYVGLDIGTTSIKVIVAEKVKGQMNVLGLGNERSEGVNRGIIVDIDKASESIRRAVSQAEEKAGVKIHDVVVGIPSNQLKIEPCSGMVAISDQSREISDEDVKNVTVSAMIKNLPPEREIVDTLTDEFIVDGFDGIKDPRGMVGVRLELKGRIITGPKTIIHNIRKAVEKSGLNATSIINTSLAQSMTVLDDGEQDFGTILIDLGGGQTTASVVHDHKMKFTTVDNEGGEYITKDISVVLNTSLESAEELKRDYGYADELEASESNEFPIEVVGKSQPEKISEKYLAEIIQARVDQIFNRMDKSLSSISALDLPGGIVLTGGVAALPGISELAADRFDTNVRVYIPDQMGLRHPSFALPLALVTYRANMSEIQLLVRSSLDGNTVVKNNKQDADDDFIGNDFSDNEEIVDDGQNQEEKKTKKSKKPFASKFANKTKGRWRRFYQDFFE, encoded by the coding sequence ATGAATTCAGAAATGTACGTGGGATTGGATATTGGAACTACGTCAATTAAAGTAATTGTTGCCGAAAAGGTTAAAGGCCAAATGAACGTATTAGGCTTAGGGAATGAACGTTCAGAAGGGGTTAACCGCGGAATAATTGTCGATATTGACAAAGCTTCTGAATCTATTAGAAGAGCTGTTAGCCAGGCAGAAGAAAAAGCTGGCGTTAAAATTCATGATGTTGTAGTTGGCATTCCATCAAATCAACTAAAAATTGAACCATGCAGTGGAATGGTTGCTATATCAGATCAATCTAGGGAAATATCTGATGAAGATGTAAAAAATGTAACTGTATCTGCAATGATTAAAAACTTACCACCAGAAAGAGAAATAGTTGATACTTTAACCGATGAATTTATTGTCGATGGATTCGACGGTATTAAAGATCCTAGAGGAATGGTAGGGGTAAGACTTGAATTAAAAGGTCGTATCATTACTGGACCTAAGACTATCATTCATAACATTAGAAAAGCTGTTGAAAAATCTGGCTTGAATGCTACATCAATCATTAATACTTCACTAGCTCAAAGTATGACTGTTTTAGATGATGGCGAACAAGATTTTGGTACTATTTTAATTGATTTAGGTGGTGGTCAAACCACTGCATCAGTTGTACATGATCATAAAATGAAATTTACCACGGTTGATAACGAAGGTGGAGAATACATTACCAAAGATATTTCAGTTGTGCTAAATACTTCTTTAGAAAGTGCTGAAGAACTTAAGCGCGATTATGGTTATGCTGACGAATTAGAAGCTTCTGAAAGCAATGAATTTCCAATTGAAGTAGTAGGAAAGAGTCAACCAGAAAAGATTTCTGAAAAATATTTAGCTGAAATCATTCAAGCAAGAGTTGATCAAATCTTTAATCGTATGGATAAAAGCTTAAGCAGTATTTCAGCATTAGATTTACCAGGTGGAATCGTTCTAACCGGTGGTGTTGCTGCATTACCAGGTATTTCAGAACTAGCAGCTGATAGATTTGATACTAATGTTAGAGTTTATATTCCTGATCAAATGGGATTGAGACATCCTTCATTTGCATTGCCATTGGCTTTAGTTACTTATCGTGCTAATATGAGTGAAATACAACTATTAGTAAGATCATCACTAGATGGTAATACTGTTGTAAAGAATAATAAACAAGACGCTGATGATGACTTTATTGGAAATGATTTTTCAGATAACGAAGAAATCGTAGACGATGGTCAAAATCAAGAAGAAAAGAAAACTAAGAAATCAAAGAAGCCTTTTGCATCCAAATTTGCAAATAAAACAAAAGGTAGATGGCGTCGTTTTTACCAAGACTTTTTTGAATAA
- the mraY gene encoding phospho-N-acetylmuramoyl-pentapeptide-transferase, producing MNIFLPLIISFLITLIFMPSLIGYFRRKHEGQMIREEGPKWHEAKSGTPTMGGLLFIIAIIISSLVSGLVSHDENDTLLILLFILFLYGLLGMWDDSIKLFRRQNEGLKAWQKLLGQIVGGLVFTLVYVHHFPMALRIPFVGDFHLGWIYAIFIIFYLTGFSNAVNLTDGLDGLVSGLCIIAFGAYSIVAMVQHQLDVATFCFAVVGALIAFMVFNHKPAKIFMGDMGSLALGGSLAAVSILLHHELSLVWIGFMFVMETLSVMIQVTSFKLTGKRVFLMSPIHHHFEMKGWSEWKVDIVFWIAGLILAITGVVSIIL from the coding sequence ATGAATATATTTTTACCACTAATTATTAGCTTTTTAATTACATTAATTTTTATGCCATCTTTAATTGGTTACTTTAGAAGAAAACACGAAGGACAAATGATTCGTGAAGAAGGACCTAAATGGCATGAAGCAAAATCTGGAACCCCTACAATGGGTGGATTATTGTTCATCATAGCAATAATTATTTCCAGTTTAGTGTCAGGATTAGTATCACATGATGAAAATGACACCTTATTAATCTTGCTATTTATCTTATTCCTATATGGATTATTAGGAATGTGGGACGATAGTATTAAATTGTTTAGACGCCAAAATGAAGGACTAAAAGCTTGGCAAAAATTATTGGGTCAAATTGTAGGTGGATTAGTATTTACTTTAGTTTATGTTCACCATTTCCCAATGGCTTTAAGAATTCCTTTTGTGGGTGACTTTCATTTAGGTTGGATTTACGCTATCTTCATTATTTTCTATCTAACAGGATTTTCCAATGCGGTTAACTTAACTGATGGATTAGATGGATTAGTAAGTGGATTATGTATTATTGCTTTTGGTGCATATTCTATTGTGGCAATGGTACAACACCAATTAGATGTTGCTACTTTCTGTTTTGCAGTAGTAGGTGCATTGATTGCATTTATGGTTTTCAACCACAAACCTGCTAAGATTTTTATGGGTGATATGGGATCACTTGCATTAGGTGGTTCGTTAGCTGCCGTTTCCATTTTATTGCACCATGAACTTTCATTAGTTTGGATTGGATTTATGTTCGTAATGGAAACATTAAGTGTAATGATTCAAGTTACTTCATTTAAGTTAACTGGTAAACGTGTATTTTTGATGTCTCCTATTCACCATCATTTCGAAATGAAGGGATGGTCAGAATGGAAGGTAGATATTGTATTCTGGATTGCCGGTTTAATCCTTGCCATCACTGGAGTGGTATCGATTATTTTATAA
- a CDS encoding cell division protein FtsQ/DivIB: MKSFRLNFRRRNANKHGKVISDDLTELKKQKIKNKCKYSLYLFTPLIIILLFLIYLISPFSKINQISISGNGYIPVDDIKKEMNINSGDSIFKVFGHKNKLNEQITKKDERIEAVNFSFHGLNNLNVNITHYNQVGYETRGKSQYIILENGKVTNVIEKNPNDKKLPYIVKFNDRDKLKSIIQKYLNLPKDIRDNIRVISYTPTKIYPDEMHLYMRDGNRVIILLSNFDYKMKFYRSIATQLKDKSVINLEVGAYSFPLKNEKREYTPLSKIISQKKANKNKSTTNKDNKNVNR; encoded by the coding sequence ATGAAATCATTTCGTTTAAACTTCAGACGTCGAAATGCTAATAAACATGGAAAAGTTATATCTGATGATTTAACTGAGTTAAAAAAACAAAAGATAAAAAATAAATGTAAATACTCTCTATATTTATTTACTCCATTGATTATCATTTTGCTATTTTTAATTTATTTAATCTCTCCATTCAGTAAGATTAATCAAATATCTATTTCTGGCAATGGATATATACCGGTTGATGATATAAAAAAGGAAATGAATATTAACTCAGGGGATAGTATCTTTAAGGTATTTGGACATAAGAATAAATTAAATGAACAAATAACTAAAAAAGATGAAAGAATAGAAGCAGTTAATTTTTCTTTCCATGGATTAAACAACTTAAATGTAAATATCACTCATTATAATCAAGTAGGGTACGAAACAAGAGGTAAATCTCAATACATCATTTTGGAAAACGGTAAAGTTACTAATGTAATTGAGAAAAATCCTAATGATAAAAAGTTACCTTATATTGTGAAGTTTAATGATCGTGATAAATTAAAATCGATAATTCAAAAATACTTAAATTTACCTAAAGATATTCGTGATAATATCAGAGTTATATCTTATACACCAACTAAGATTTATCCCGATGAAATGCATTTATATATGAGAGATGGTAATCGAGTTATTATCTTATTAAGCAATTTTGATTATAAGATGAAATTCTACAGATCAATTGCAACACAATTAAAAGACAAGAGTGTTATTAATCTTGAAGTGGGTGCATACTCTTTCCCATTAAAAAATGAGAAACGAGAATATACACCATTGTCCAAAATAATAAGTCAAAAAAAGGCAAATAAAAACAAATCAACAACCAATAAAGACAATAAAAATGTAAACAGATAA
- the murG gene encoding undecaprenyldiphospho-muramoylpentapeptide beta-N-acetylglucosaminyltransferase encodes MRLMISGGGTGGHIYPALALIEELRRTDPDADVLYVGSTRGLEKDIVPKNNIKFKELKIQGFKRSLSFSNIKTVALFLQSLHKSKKMIKEFKPDVVVGTGGYVSGAVVYAASQMGIPTMIHEQNSMVGLTNRFLSKHVDKIAVGFEDAISQFPKEKTIYTGNPRAQQVANLKSDFEWQDVGLKNDVPTLLIFGGSQGALKINKVVTESIRLFNKKDYQVLFVTGKKRYADVMKQIGDQKINDNIVIKDYISDMPNMLPKVAAIVGRAGATSLAEITALGIPSVLIPSPYVTADHQTKNALSLVKNDAALIITEADLTPETLIDNADFIMNDKDKREKMAENSRQMGCRDAATRVLDVAKSICK; translated from the coding sequence ATGAGATTAATGATTTCTGGTGGGGGTACTGGAGGACATATTTATCCAGCACTAGCCTTAATTGAAGAATTACGAAGAACAGACCCTGATGCAGATGTTTTATATGTGGGATCTACTCGTGGTCTAGAAAAAGATATCGTTCCAAAAAATAATATTAAATTCAAGGAACTAAAAATTCAGGGATTTAAGCGTTCATTATCTTTTTCAAACATTAAGACTGTAGCTTTGTTCTTACAAAGCTTACATAAATCTAAAAAGATGATTAAAGAATTTAAACCAGACGTAGTTGTCGGAACCGGTGGCTATGTTTCAGGAGCAGTTGTTTATGCTGCTTCACAAATGGGTATTCCTACTATGATTCATGAACAAAATAGTATGGTTGGTTTAACTAACCGTTTCTTAAGTAAACATGTGGATAAAATTGCAGTGGGATTTGAAGATGCAATTTCACAATTTCCTAAGGAAAAAACTATTTATACAGGTAACCCTCGTGCTCAACAAGTTGCTAATTTGAAATCTGATTTTGAATGGCAAGATGTAGGTTTGAAAAATGATGTTCCTACTTTATTGATTTTTGGTGGTAGCCAAGGTGCATTAAAGATTAACAAAGTAGTAACTGAAAGCATTCGTTTGTTTAACAAAAAAGATTATCAAGTATTATTCGTTACAGGTAAGAAGAGATATGCTGATGTAATGAAGCAAATTGGTGATCAAAAGATTAATGATAATATTGTTATTAAAGACTATATTTCAGATATGCCTAATATGTTGCCTAAGGTTGCTGCTATTGTGGGAAGAGCAGGAGCAACTAGCTTAGCTGAAATTACTGCATTAGGAATTCCATCAGTTTTAATTCCTAGTCCATATGTAACAGCTGATCATCAAACTAAGAATGCATTAAGCTTAGTTAAAAATGATGCAGCATTGATAATTACAGAAGCTGATTTAACACCAGAAACCTTAATTGACAATGCTGACTTTATTATGAACGATAAAGATAAACGAGAAAAAATGGCTGAAAACTCAAGACAAATGGGTTGTCGAGATGCTGCTACACGTGTATTGGATGTTGCTAAGTCAATTTGTAAATAG